Within the Legionella pneumophila subsp. pneumophila str. Philadelphia 1 genome, the region TGGTGTCATTGTCTCTGGAATTCATCCGACAGCTCAAATTCACAAATCTGCTCAATTAGGTCAAAACGTATCAGTTGGTGCTAACAGCATGATTGGTGAAGGCGTACAAATAGATGATAACGTAACCGTTGGTCCTAATACGACAATTGAATCTTCCGTACTGATTGGTAGAGGAAGTCAGCTAGGTGCTGGAGCAATAATTCATTCTGGTACAGTTTTAGGCCAATCTGTGATTATTGGTTCTGGGGGTATTGTTGGTGCGGCCCCATTTAATTGCTACAAAGAACATGGTGTATGGCAACAAGGGCCAATCTTTGGTGGAGTTGTAATTGGTCAAAGAACTCAAATCGGTGCAAATACAGTAATCCATAGAGGTTCCATTGGTGATACTTATCTAGGCGAGGGAGTTTGTATAGACAGTCTAGTGCTCATCGCACATGATGTTTATGTAGGGAATAATACTGCTATTGCAGGTTCTGCTGCAATTGGTGCTCTAGTGCAAATAGGAATGGATTGTATTATAGGTGGAGCAAGTTGCCTTGCAGCGAATATTCGTCTGACCAATGATGTAGTGATAACCGGGATGTCTACTGTGACAAAATCCATCATGCGTTCGGGAATTTATTCTTCGGGAACGACGGTTCACGATCATCGCAAGTGGCGTCGTAACACGGCACGGTTCAGGCATTTGGATGACTATATTACCAAGCTGATAACAATAGAAAAAAAATTGAATAATAACAACTAAGTATGTTTTAACAATCTGAAGTAACATTATTTTTGAAATTTTTAATTGATTAGAATGAGCTAAACCAAGATAATGAGCCATTTTGTAATGCAATAGGCGATTAATGAGAACTAGGGTATGAACGAATCGATAGATATAAATCAAATTTTTACTTTGTTACCACACCGCTATCCATTTATTCTGGTTGATAGAGTGATAGATTACAAAGTCATGGAATATTTGATTGCAATTAAGAATGTGACTATTAATGAGAACTTCTTTACCGGACATTTTCCAGGAAATCCTATTATGCCTGGAGTATTAATGCTTGAGGCTTTAGCTCAGGCTTGTGCCATTTTAGCCAGTTTATCTCGTCAACCCAAAGAAGGACATGAGTTTTTGCATTATTTTGCCGGTATTGACAATGCTCGGTTCAAGCAAGTAGTGACTCCTGGGGACCAATTGCGATTAGAGGTGAGATTGGCCGGACAAAAAAGAGATTTTTGGCGTATGCACGGAGAAGCTTATATTGGTGATAAATTGGCTTGTTCCGCAGACTTATTAAGCGCAGCAAAGGAAATTAAAAAGTGATAGATGAAAGAGCAATGATTCACCCATCGGCGAAGCTGGCAAGTGGAGTGTCAATAGGCCCTGGAACAGTGATAGGCGCTGATGTTGAGATTGGTGAAAATACCTGGATAGGGCCGCATGTAGTAATTGAAGGACCTACTGTAATTGGTAAAAACAATAAGATCTTTCAATTTGCCTCCGTAGGAGATGAGCCACAAGATATCACTTACAAGGGCGAGCCAACTCGTCTTGAAATCGGCGATAATAATGTAATCAGAGAATATTGCATGATTAGCCGAGGTACTGTCAAAGGTGGAGGTGTCACTCGCATTGGCGATAGCAATTATTTAATGGCCTATTCACATATTGGCCATGATTGTATGGTAGGCAATCATATCATTATGGTGAATTATGCAGCCTTATCAGGTCATGTCACAATTAATGATTACGCAATTATCGGCCCGTATGCTGCAGTTCACCAATTTTGTCAGGTAGGAGCCTACGCATTCATAGCCCGAGCTACCTATGTCACTAAAGACGTATTACCCTATGTTATGATTGCAGGTCATACCACTTCTGCTTGTGGAATCAACACGGTTGGTTTAAGAAGGAGAGGTTTTTCTTCTGCTGCGATTGATTGTTTGCGACGTGCATATAAAATTATCTTTCGTAAAGGGTTAACCGTTCAACAGGCAGTTTCAGAATTAGAGTTGATTCAAAATGAATGTCCTGAAATTATCCCTATGATTGATGCTTTGAATCAATCCACAAGAGGCATTGTGAGGTAACGAATGGTTGTTGCTCCCTATTTGGCTGTAGCTATCGGAGGCTCTTTAGGTGCAATGTCACGTTATTTGGTTACAATAATGGCGCAAAATGCTTGGGGGATTAAATTTCCTTATGGTACTCTTTTAGTGAACACACTAGGTTCTTTTCTAGCTGGTTTTTTTCTTATTGTATTAGTAGGTCGTTTTAGCGCCGAGGAGTCGTTTCGTTTATTCCTTTTTACAGGATTTTTAGGAGCTTTTACTACCTTTTCGAGTTTTGCTGCAGAATCTTTATTTATGTTTGAGCAAGGATATTGGTTTAAATTAATGACCAATATACTGGTTAATAATGTTGGCTCATTGTCCATGGTCTTCATTGGAACATTAGTTGCTAAATATGTATTATTAGGACATCAGGGCTCCAATTAATAATTTTTAGAGTGTTGGCTTATGTTAGATAATCAATTACTTCGAGAGAATCCTCAATATGTAGCAACCCAATTGCTGAAACGAGGATTTCAATTTGATGCGGTCACTTTCAGTCAGTTGGAAGAAAAGCGTAAGGCTTTGCAAGTAAGTACGCAATCATTACAGAACGAACGAAATTTGCGTTCGAAAGCCATCGGTGAAGCTAAATCTCGAGGTGAAAACATAGGGCCTATGCGCGAAGAAGTGAATAAACTTGGCGCTATACTGGAGCAGCAAAAGACTGAACTGGACGAGGTTCTTAAACAAATTGAGGTAATTAGCCTATCATTACCTAATATTCCTCATGAATCAGTACCTGTTGGTAAAGATGAATTGGATAATCAGGAAATCAGAAAATGGGGCGACGTACCTGCTTTTTCTTTCCCTGTAAAGTCACATGATGAATTGGGTGAAGCGCTAGGGCAAATGGATTTTGCGCTTGCAGCTAAAATTACGGGCAGCCGTTTTGTCGTCATGAAAGGGCATCTGGCCCGATTACATAGGGCTTTAATTCAATTTATGCTGGATATACATATTCAGCAACATGGTTACCAGGAAATATATGTACCTTATATTGTTAATGCGGATAGCTTACTAGGGACTGGGCAGTTACCAAAGTTTGAGGCTGATTTATTTAAATTAACAGGAGATAATGGGTACTACTTGACGTCTACTTCAGAAATTCCAGTGACCAATACAGTAAGGGAAATGATATTGTCTGCTGAGCAATTACCTATTCGTTATGTTTGCCATTCCCCATGTTTTCGTAGTGAGGCGGGTTCTTATGGTAAAGACACAAAGGGAATGATTAGACAGCATCAATTTGAGAAAGTTGAACTGGTCTGGATTACCAAACCGGAAGATTCTTATAATGCTTTAGAGCAACTTACTCAGCATGCTGAAATTATTTTACAGCGTTTGAACTTGCCTTACCGAGTGGTTGCTTTGTGTACCGGGGATATAGGTGCCGGTTCAGCCAAAACCTATGATCTTGAGGTTTGGTTGCCTAGCCAGAATACTTATCGAGAAATATCCTCTTGTTCCAATATGGAGGCATTTCAGGCACGCCGAATGAAAGCGCGTTTCCGCAATCCGGATACTAATGAGATTCAATTAGTCCACACTCTAAATGGATCAGGTTTAGCTGTTGGAAGAACTTTAGTTGCCATTATGGAGAATTATCAAGATGAGCATGGAAACATTCATATACCGGATGCTTTGAAGCCTTATTTAGGTGGTATTGATATCATCTCTGTGAAATAGGTTTGCTCATAATTACGGATATTTTTTCTTAAAAGTTAACCTTCAACAGGAAAGAGCGATAGATAGGCTATATTGAGCCAAATCAATTGCTCTTAAGTATTTTTAAGAAAAAAATCCGATGACTCTAAACTAATCCAAATGAAACATTTTGATTTTTCCTTAAGAATCTGGCCAATTAGTTTATGGTTCGTGAAACATTCTGGAGTCAAGAATCCAATGAACGAGGTAATTATTCGTGAGATAACATCTGAAGATAAAGAGATGTTTCTTTGTGCTATGCAAAGTAGTCAAGCATTACATCATCCTTGGGTTAAGGCACCGATAATACCTGAAGAGTTTGATGAGTATTTTTCTCGCTATCAAAAACCAAACCAAAAAAGCTATCTGCTTCTTTCTGACAATAACTTAGCGGGTGTCTTTAATATCAGTGAAATAGTACGTGGTTACTTTCAGAATGCGTATTTGGGCTTTTATGTTGTTGCAGCTTATGCGGGTAAAGGATATATGAGTACTGGTTTGAAATTAATATTAACCAAAGTTTTTAAGGACATGGGGTTGCATCGCTTAGAAGCGAATATACAACCTGAGAATACCCGTTCAATCTGGCTTGTGAAGAAAAATGGTTTTCGCTATGAAGGATTTTCCCCACGATATTTGAGAGTGAATGACGTGTGGCAAGGTCATGAGCATTGGGCCATGACTTATGAAGATTTTATCAAGGATAATAATGAGGTACTTGAAAAAGATCATATCGATATTGTTGCATACAATACAGAGTGGCCGCTTCTAGCCAAGGCAGAAATGGTGAAGTTACGCGCCTCATTTCCCGCAAATAGTGTTATTGATATCCAGCATGTAGGCAGTACAGCAATACCTGGCATGGCATCAAAACCCATTATTGATATTCAGATTGCAGTGAGGTCATTAGAAGAAATGAAGATTATTGCTGTGCCGATATTACAGAAATTAGATTATGAATATTGGGAAGATAATCCAGATCCTGAACGAATGTTTTTTGTAAAAGGCATGCCCCCCTATGGTAATGGACGAACGCACCATGTTCATATCGTCGAAGCATCATCCAGGCATTGGAAAGGAAAAACATTTTTCAGAGACTATTTACTCTCTCATCCAGAAGCAGCTGAAAAATATCAGCAACTAAAAATCAAACTGGCTCAGGAACACAAATATGATAGGGAGCAATACACTGATGCAAAAAGTGAATTTATCAACCAAATTTTAAAGTTAGCTCAAAATTAATAAATTATCATGGGCAGACAAGGATAAATGGGTGTAACGAATTTGGATTTTTTGGCTCAGATTAGATCTAAATGGTGCATCAACGTATTTAGAAGTCCTAATCTTAATGTTGTGATCTACAAACATTGTGATCTATAATTGTACTAAATCACTCTAGTTGAGAAACGCAATGGCAGATCAACCCCCAAAATCCAAATGGCATGAAATTAAACGTCTATCAGAAGGTGATAATAAAGTAGATAACAATCAAGCACCAGTGTCAACGGCGGATAGAATTAAAAAGCTTTATCTGGACACACAGGTAGGCAGTCCAATTGATACTGTTGAAGAAGCGGATGCCCAGCGAAATAATTTAGGGCCTAAAGATACTAAAATAGAAAATTCATCTCCTGAGAATGATGAGCCAAACCCTGATATACCAACCCCCGGATGATATCAGAAATTAAATACATTGTTTAAATAAAATGTTTTTTGCTGTTTAACCATACCATTCTGGTTCGGCAAACGCATGTCTTGGTTTTGTGTTGACACCCATAATAAATACTTGTAAATTTTCCTACAAGAAAATCCTTAGTGTTCAGTATTCTTTTAGTCATCCTGATTGAACACGCGATTAGGTTTTTGGTGATGGCTTCTTTATTTTTTATTAAAGAGGTCATAACCGTGTCAGATAAACCAGATTCCCCATATATATTAAGCCTGCAAGCAGACGGTAATTTATTTCCTGGCATTTTACAATCAAATTTAGCCATGACATTGGTTTGGAGTTGTTATGGACAATTTATTGAATGAAAAAAAATTAACAATTTTTACATCTAATGAAATCCAAGATAATTTGAACCGGGTTCTGAAAGACTATGAACAAAATGGCATTATTGGACTTAATGGATATCTCAATCAGGCAAACCGAATAAGCTTGCTTAATGAACTTGAGATAATGCAAAAGGATGCTGAGCAGGATATTGCCAGGTATTGGAATAATAAAATCATTCATTTTTATTCCAAAGATCCTTTGAAACCTGAGTCAGTGGATAGAGAATATGTCACAGAACCTTATTTTCAAGCCTCAAGTAATAAGGCACATGTATTTTATGAAGTGATTGATAATATGCGGGTAGTCAATCGAATTGGCCATGGTATGCATCTCATCAATAGGTATCCGATGATGCAGCGAGCAGTTTATGATAGCCCTGTACTTCTGGATTTGCTAAAAGGGATTGGATTTAAGAAGCCAATCTGCCATCTCAGTGTCTATATTCCCAAATATCCTAATGGAATAGGCAGTGAGGTAAGACCTCATCAGGAGTCAACATTTGCCTTTACTGAACCACAAAGTGTCGTTGTTCTGTGGGTTGCCCTGGAAGACGCGTTAATTGAGAATGCCTGTATGTATGGGGTTTTAGGAAGTAATCATTGGCCGTTGAAATGGGTATCAAAAGTGGACCGAGAGACAAAAACGCGTCACTTTGAGCAAGTTCATCAGTTACATATTCCTGATTTTATGACAGAGCGCGAATTTTATACTGCCTTGGAAGTGAAAGCCGGAGATGCTTTGTTATTTCACGGTAATTTTGTGCACTGCAGCCCAATGAATACGTCTAAAAACTCAAGAAAAGCATTGTCGTTTCAGTTTATTGAAACGTATGAAGTCGATTATCCGGAAACTAATTGGTTATACCCTCCTAACAAAGTGTATTTATATTAAAAATTAAATTTGATAAGCGATTGAGGAATCACTACATGTCTATGTATGATATGCGCCAGTTTTTTAAAACCTATTTTTCTAGTGCAAGCGAGAAGTCAATCCTGGTAAAGCTGTTGGATAAACGATTTCATCCTCCCTCTCATACTGCGAACATATTGGATTTGGGTTGCCATGATGGCGCATTGATGAAAAATATAGTGAATGCTTACGCAAAGCGTTTACCGGAAAAGTTAGTTATTACCGGAGTGGATCCTAGTTTGCAAGCAATTAAAGAATATGCAAAAGCAGATTTTCCAATTCCAGTCCAAACGAATACTTTTGCTGGAACTGCAGAAGATTATTTTGATGTGTGCACAGACCATTTTGATTGGATTTTTGCATCGCAGTGTTTGTATTGGTCCCCTGATTTGCCAAAAATAATTAAGCAGATTCATGAAACAGGAGACTCTGCTTTAATTGTTATCAGAGGATGTCATGGAATTTATGAAATTCAATCGCAATTCAGACATTATATTGGGAATCATTTAGAGAAATTTTATACTGATAAAGAAGTTGAGATGGCCTTAAGGACCCAAAAAATTTTATTTCAGAAAGAATCTCTAAGCACTTCTATCCGGTTGCCTGATAAAGACAGCATTGAATTGAAATGGCTCATTTTGTTTTTTTTGCAAATGGAAGAGGAATCGTTGGGTGATAAAATATTTTGCGAAGTGCGGGATTGGATTACCTCTCGAACGTCAGGAAGCATTCATCATGAAGTTCATTTTTTTTGGTTAGGGAATGCCATTTTACAGGGGATTACAATATGAATTTCCCAGTCAAATCGAAAAAAAATTTTATGGGATAAAGGCAATGTTTTCAATGAAATTGATTTCATCATCAGTCAGCCTGAATTGATGGATGGCAAGATCTTCTTTCATATGATCCAAATTTGTCGTGCCAGTTAAAGGCAACATTCCTATCTGTTGTGAAAATCTAAAAATGATTTGCTCAATCGATTTCTCGTGCTTTTTGCTGAGATTCTCAAGTTTCGGATGCCTTAACTCATATTGATTAGCCGTTAACAGAGAAAACCCCTGATAAATAATTCCATGAGCCTGGCAATAGTTACGAATTTGTTTATCCCATAATAGCCTGGCAAAGCATCTATTTTGAACAAACTTGGGTTTTACCGAAGCAAATGAAATGAGTTCGACTAGCTGTTCATAACTCACATTCGATATGCCCAGGTGTTTTACTTTCCCATCTTTATGCAGAGATTCCATTTTGTTCCAGACTTCTTTATCTTCATCAGAAAAATGATATTGATAATAAGGGCCATGCAAAATATAGGAATTTAAATAATCAGTATTTAAATGTTCAAGGCTGCTTGCAAAAGATTGCTGGACTTGAATAGTCAGACTTGCTGTATCATCGTAAGGTTTGCGATGATCCTGGCCATGAGTATAGGTGAACTTGGATTGTAAAAAAATATCATCACGCAAGATACCTGATTTTTTATAGTATTGTTGCAAGGCATATCCAACACCTTCTTCATAATAGTGTTTTCTTTGGTTTGCAGTATCTATACCCTGAAATCCGGTAGTTAATGCAAGCTCGACCAGTTCGCTTGTACGCTTTTCTTTCCAGGCGGTTCCATATATAAAAGTTGGAAAGCCAAGGTCCATCGTTCAATCTCCTTCTCGATTTATTATCTGCAAACAGACTCTATTTTGACTCAAAAAACAGAGCAAACCATAGCTGACTGTGTGTCTTGCATAGGGTTTTTCCTGAGATTTCTTGTCTTACCATTTGTTTTCATTTTCAATAGTTACAAATCCTTGCCTAAAAGACAACAGGCGGGATTAATTCGAAAGGTTATTCGAAGAACGTACTAATTTTATGGAATTATACAAGGAAATCAGTCCTTAATCACAAAGAGCTTGGTATTTTTTAATGAGCTACAGTCGCAAGCGACTGTAGCAGGCAGGTAAGAATTAGTTGAATTGATAAGCGGTTGTATTCTCATGCTCAGTCTCAGTCACTTCTGGTTTGAGGCAAGCAGAAACCCAGGTAGTACCAAGACGTGTCATAAAGGCAATTCCTTCGACCAGAGCATTAATTGGTGTCATCACAGCCAAAGAGACAGCCAAACCGAAATGTACTTGTAAGTTATGGAAATTCTCTTTTGCATGTAAAGGCTTACAGATAGCCAAATTGACAATGCATTCTATCGCAGACTCAACTCCATACAATGCTTCGACTAATGAATGAAATCCGCCTTTAGCCAAGGAGGTCATTGGGGATGCCATTTGTTCTAAACAATCCCAGGCATTGTTATAAGAAGAAAAGAACCTGGCTTTATTCAAGTAATTGGATGAAGGCAACTCATTAACCATTTGATATCCACTTACTCTGTTTGCCCACTTTGCCATAAGCCCGGTTTCTAATAAATCATGGCGAGGTTCTTGACCAACAAACCATGATGATATAACTCTGGTAAGAATTTCAACGGCATGTGTCAGAGCATGAATTGGAGCCATAAGCAGTAAACAGGTAGAGAGAGTTAAATGGCAACCCACATCTTTGAGCGCGTCCAATGCCAAGCCCGGTTTTAAAATTAATAAATTACCTACAGTTCGCAAGGTGGCCCATACTGTCCTTGAGGCATAGTAGCAAGCATATAGCCCATTGATAATAGGGGTAATTCCTACTAATGCCAAACCAGCCCAAAATTCATTTGTATTGGCATAATGATTAATAAATCGCTTGGCTGAAACATATTCTCTATCTGGCAATAATCCATTATGAATGAGCGATTCAATTTCTGTTCTAAGGTCTGTCATTATGGTCTCTCTCTATGTTAATTAAACAAGCGGGGAGAGTATAACCAAAAAAAACATAAATGACTAATATTGGCCCATGTTGTATTTGATGTTTGCATCTGTTTTCTTTTGCCTTCTGGACAAAAATTAAATCCCGTCTCTATCCTTATTTATGAACACATGAGTTTCAGGTACTGCCTGACCAATTGTCTTATGGAAATCATAATATTGAACACAACTGTTATTGCACCCAACTATATTTGTATACATCTTGTCAAAATTTATTAACAGGGATAAAAGAAAGGTTAAATAAAGTCCAGATTCAAAATAAATCTTAAAAAAGCCAAAAGAATGTGAAGTCGACTAGTTGTAGCACCTTTTAGTAGCCTCGTGTATGGCGATTATTGCTAACTTGGGGAGTTTGTAAAAAGGTTTGTCATCAAAAAAATCTTATTGCATCCTCCCAAAAAGTTGAACAGAAATAAAGAAGCAGTGAAATAAATAATCATTTCACTGCCAAGGATTAAATTTAGCCTAAAAGGGAACTAAGACCAATATAAGCAGCTCCCAGAAGTACTGCAGTGATCTTACCTTGATTCTCTCTTATTGTTTGAAAAAAAGAAGGTCCTGTGTTTTTGGAGACCAAAACATCATTGGTCTCCGAAACTTGCTGTGGCTTTTGTTCCTTAGACTGTTTGGCTAAAAAAGGACAACGATTATAAACACGAGTCGACATACGATCGCGTACTTTTTCCTTATCAATCGCAGGTATATCTGCTTTAATTATTGATTGAGTTTGTATATTTAACTTAACCGCTAAATGTGGATTAACATGAGCAATTAAAGGGGCAAGTCCTGCATTTATTCCTCGAGAATACTCTGGAGCTGCAGTCGTTAAGGGCAATTCTTGCAAGATATCTCCAATTTTGAATAATCTTTCTAATACCTTAGTTAATTGCTCAAGTTCCCTTGAGTCAAGATTCTCCAAAACTTCTTGTGTGCTTAATCCAGGTTTGGATAATTTACACAAAAGAATATTCATAGAGTCTAAACCTAAACCGTTTTGCAATTTTTGCACTAATTTTTTGCAATACGCAAATTGAGCTCCTACAATTAATTTGTTATCTATTGTAGGTAGTTTTGCTGTTTCATCCATTAACTCAGTGAAGAGCTTGTCAGCTTCTTCCTTACCTAGAATATCTACCAGGAGAATGAATAATGCACTATCCTCGGGATTTTTTTTAGCAAAAGCATCTGGTATTAGTTGCTCTAAAATCATCTGCTCAGCAATCAGTTCTGCTGTTGAAACAATTGCTGCTACATGAGCAGCTGTATTGAAAGATGGTGTGACTAATGTGCCACTTATTTGAGAATCAATCATATTCTCGCTTTTGAATAAACCAGCATTGTCATCAAATCCTCTAAATATAGGTTGTTCTGATTTATCTTTAATTCCAAAAGCATAAGCAATAGTCTTTAGATTATTAATTGTTACAGGAAAGCTATTGGTAAAGCGAATCGGTAAGACACTGCGAATACTTTTAGGCTGACTCACTCTCAAATGTTGCACCATTTCATCTTGCAAAGCTCCAACAAGAAAGTCATCAATTAAAGAAGGATCTTTTTCTAGAGTCGATTGTAATCGGTTGTATGCAATCTGTAAGGAATTGTCTAACAAAGGACGTGGATCAAAGTTGTATCTTTGTAAATAATCAAAAATTACATACATTGCGTTAAAAGCCTGATTTTGAGTGAATAACCCTAAACCACTTGAATTCATTAAATTACCAGATTGAAGGATTTTTTGCTGGGTAGGGCGTTTTTCATAAAACCCACCTTCGGCTATGGCAGAAACACGAATAATATCTTCTGTAACTTCTTGCGGTAAAACTTCACCTGTTTTTTTATGGATTATCCAGCCCATAGGAGCATATTTTTTATCCTCTTTATTGTTAGCAATT harbors:
- a CDS encoding UDP-3-O-(3-hydroxymyristoyl)glucosamine N-acyltransferase; translated protein: MLTIEELAKHLNGVWHGHANHAIFSVSSLARASSKDLVYFDNPLLRPVLNSTRAGAVLLKSEHKDWCPVNCVVVSNPSEAMFKAAKILPQPGVIVSGIHPTAQIHKSAQLGQNVSVGANSMIGEGVQIDDNVTVGPNTTIESSVLIGRGSQLGAGAIIHSGTVLGQSVIIGSGGIVGAAPFNCYKEHGVWQQGPIFGGVVIGQRTQIGANTVIHRGSIGDTYLGEGVCIDSLVLIAHDVYVGNNTAIAGSAAIGALVQIGMDCIIGGASCLAANIRLTNDVVITGMSTVTKSIMRSGIYSSGTTVHDHRKWRRNTARFRHLDDYITKLITIEKKLNNNN
- the fabZ gene encoding 3-hydroxyacyl-ACP dehydratase FabZ, translating into MNESIDINQIFTLLPHRYPFILVDRVIDYKVMEYLIAIKNVTINENFFTGHFPGNPIMPGVLMLEALAQACAILASLSRQPKEGHEFLHYFAGIDNARFKQVVTPGDQLRLEVRLAGQKRDFWRMHGEAYIGDKLACSADLLSAAKEIKK
- the lpxA gene encoding acyl-ACP--UDP-N-acetylglucosamine O-acyltransferase, with product MIDERAMIHPSAKLASGVSIGPGTVIGADVEIGENTWIGPHVVIEGPTVIGKNNKIFQFASVGDEPQDITYKGEPTRLEIGDNNVIREYCMISRGTVKGGGVTRIGDSNYLMAYSHIGHDCMVGNHIIMVNYAALSGHVTINDYAIIGPYAAVHQFCQVGAYAFIARATYVTKDVLPYVMIAGHTTSACGINTVGLRRRGFSSAAIDCLRRAYKIIFRKGLTVQQAVSELELIQNECPEIIPMIDALNQSTRGIVR
- the crcB gene encoding fluoride efflux transporter CrcB; its protein translation is MVVAPYLAVAIGGSLGAMSRYLVTIMAQNAWGIKFPYGTLLVNTLGSFLAGFFLIVLVGRFSAEESFRLFLFTGFLGAFTTFSSFAAESLFMFEQGYWFKLMTNILVNNVGSLSMVFIGTLVAKYVLLGHQGSN
- the serS gene encoding serine--tRNA ligase; the encoded protein is MLDNQLLRENPQYVATQLLKRGFQFDAVTFSQLEEKRKALQVSTQSLQNERNLRSKAIGEAKSRGENIGPMREEVNKLGAILEQQKTELDEVLKQIEVISLSLPNIPHESVPVGKDELDNQEIRKWGDVPAFSFPVKSHDELGEALGQMDFALAAKITGSRFVVMKGHLARLHRALIQFMLDIHIQQHGYQEIYVPYIVNADSLLGTGQLPKFEADLFKLTGDNGYYLTSTSEIPVTNTVREMILSAEQLPIRYVCHSPCFRSEAGSYGKDTKGMIRQHQFEKVELVWITKPEDSYNALEQLTQHAEIILQRLNLPYRVVALCTGDIGAGSAKTYDLEVWLPSQNTYREISSCSNMEAFQARRMKARFRNPDTNEIQLVHTLNGSGLAVGRTLVAIMENYQDEHGNIHIPDALKPYLGGIDIISVK
- a CDS encoding GNAT family N-acetyltransferase → MNEVIIREITSEDKEMFLCAMQSSQALHHPWVKAPIIPEEFDEYFSRYQKPNQKSYLLLSDNNLAGVFNISEIVRGYFQNAYLGFYVVAAYAGKGYMSTGLKLILTKVFKDMGLHRLEANIQPENTRSIWLVKKNGFRYEGFSPRYLRVNDVWQGHEHWAMTYEDFIKDNNEVLEKDHIDIVAYNTEWPLLAKAEMVKLRASFPANSVIDIQHVGSTAIPGMASKPIIDIQIAVRSLEEMKIIAVPILQKLDYEYWEDNPDPERMFFVKGMPPYGNGRTHHVHIVEASSRHWKGKTFFRDYLLSHPEAAEKYQQLKIKLAQEHKYDREQYTDAKSEFINQILKLAQN
- the legD2 gene encoding Dot/Icm T4SS effector LegD2, which gives rise to MDNLLNEKKLTIFTSNEIQDNLNRVLKDYEQNGIIGLNGYLNQANRISLLNELEIMQKDAEQDIARYWNNKIIHFYSKDPLKPESVDREYVTEPYFQASSNKAHVFYEVIDNMRVVNRIGHGMHLINRYPMMQRAVYDSPVLLDLLKGIGFKKPICHLSVYIPKYPNGIGSEVRPHQESTFAFTEPQSVVVLWVALEDALIENACMYGVLGSNHWPLKWVSKVDRETKTRHFEQVHQLHIPDFMTEREFYTALEVKAGDALLFHGNFVHCSPMNTSKNSRKALSFQFIETYEVDYPETNWLYPPNKVYLY
- a CDS encoding class I SAM-dependent methyltransferase; translated protein: MSMYDMRQFFKTYFSSASEKSILVKLLDKRFHPPSHTANILDLGCHDGALMKNIVNAYAKRLPEKLVITGVDPSLQAIKEYAKADFPIPVQTNTFAGTAEDYFDVCTDHFDWIFASQCLYWSPDLPKIIKQIHETGDSALIVIRGCHGIYEIQSQFRHYIGNHLEKFYTDKEVEMALRTQKILFQKESLSTSIRLPDKDSIELKWLILFFLQMEEESLGDKIFCEVRDWITSRTSGSIHHEVHFFWLGNAILQGITI
- a CDS encoding aldo/keto reductase family protein: MDLGFPTFIYGTAWKEKRTSELVELALTTGFQGIDTANQRKHYYEEGVGYALQQYYKKSGILRDDIFLQSKFTYTHGQDHRKPYDDTASLTIQVQQSFASSLEHLNTDYLNSYILHGPYYQYHFSDEDKEVWNKMESLHKDGKVKHLGISNVSYEQLVELISFASVKPKFVQNRCFARLLWDKQIRNYCQAHGIIYQGFSLLTANQYELRHPKLENLSKKHEKSIEQIIFRFSQQIGMLPLTGTTNLDHMKEDLAIHQFRLTDDEINFIENIAFIP
- a CDS encoding lpg0518 family Dot/Icm T4SS effector, with the translated sequence MTDLRTEIESLIHNGLLPDREYVSAKRFINHYANTNEFWAGLALVGITPIINGLYACYYASRTVWATLRTVGNLLILKPGLALDALKDVGCHLTLSTCLLLMAPIHALTHAVEILTRVISSWFVGQEPRHDLLETGLMAKWANRVSGYQMVNELPSSNYLNKARFFSSYNNAWDCLEQMASPMTSLAKGGFHSLVEALYGVESAIECIVNLAICKPLHAKENFHNLQVHFGLAVSLAVMTPINALVEGIAFMTRLGTTWVSACLKPEVTETEHENTTAYQFN
- the ceg17 gene encoding Dot/Icm T4SS effector Ceg17, with the protein product MIIYSSSIKNAFGAGTIMQTQKTIYEQIQKDKGSYKGVTLSYSGAQYLPSSFQNNKYSADNPELSPLQAFTERFKNIGALVIRFHLGQGQRAGLLQQVSKFNYSENPVERPAQGGDEETLFFKEESTNSGRINGDVLEFASHLTLGRSKVLNERAQPLVHVNQKSTYGEQGIWDIIHAPVWNVGRAMKYELNKQGFIYINCPAQLNPKEKEILDRQLRTSGKPPALVCEEMGVEAIESDISKLDIYLDDKQEFTKEPNGLAIANNKEDKKYAPMGWIIHKKTGEVLPQEVTEDIIRVSAIAEGGFYEKRPTQQKILQSGNLMNSSGLGLFTQNQAFNAMYVIFDYLQRYNFDPRPLLDNSLQIAYNRLQSTLEKDPSLIDDFLVGALQDEMVQHLRVSQPKSIRSVLPIRFTNSFPVTINNLKTIAYAFGIKDKSEQPIFRGFDDNAGLFKSENMIDSQISGTLVTPSFNTAAHVAAIVSTAELIAEQMILEQLIPDAFAKKNPEDSALFILLVDILGKEEADKLFTELMDETAKLPTIDNKLIVGAQFAYCKKLVQKLQNGLGLDSMNILLCKLSKPGLSTQEVLENLDSRELEQLTKVLERLFKIGDILQELPLTTAAPEYSRGINAGLAPLIAHVNPHLAVKLNIQTQSIIKADIPAIDKEKVRDRMSTRVYNRCPFLAKQSKEQKPQQVSETNDVLVSKNTGPSFFQTIRENQGKITAVLLGAAYIGLSSLLG